From Thermus neutrinimicus, the proteins below share one genomic window:
- a CDS encoding c-type cytochrome → MKRLWPLLFLLGLGAALAQGAGGLWTRTCAVCHGEKGQGVRPYPGLQASAPLFATPEGRRYLVLVVLYGKKGEAGLMPGFAQLKDEELAALLNHLRVLLQAKGDPFAPEEIAKGRGLNLAPDAVKRPEKP, encoded by the coding sequence ATGAAGCGGCTTTGGCCCCTCCTCTTCCTTCTGGGCCTGGGGGCAGCCCTGGCCCAGGGGGCGGGGGGGCTTTGGACCCGGACCTGTGCCGTCTGCCACGGGGAGAAGGGCCAGGGGGTGCGGCCTTATCCGGGCCTTCAGGCCTCGGCTCCCCTGTTCGCCACCCCGGAGGGAAGGCGGTACCTGGTCCTGGTGGTCCTCTACGGGAAAAAGGGGGAGGCCGGGCTCATGCCTGGCTTCGCCCAGCTCAAGGACGAGGAGCTGGCCGCCCTTTTAAACCACCTTAGGGTCCTTCTCCAGGCCAAGGGGGATCCCTTCGCCCCGGAGGAGATAGCCAAGGGGCGAGGCTTAAACCTCGCCCCCGATGCGGTCAAGCGGCCGGAGAAGCCCTAG
- a CDS encoding ABC transporter ATP-binding protein — protein sequence MAGEVLVRLLGVRKDYGGVVALDGVDLEVRRGEFFSLLGPSGCGKTTLLRLLAGFDTPDAGRIEIAGRDMTGVPPYARPVNTVFQNYALFPHMTVEGNVAFGLRMKGLPAGEIRRKVAWALELVDLLGLERRYPRELSGGQRQRVALARALVLEPEVLLLDEPLSALDLKLRQELRVELMQLQRRLGTTFIFVTHDQEEALVMSDRIAVMRSGRIEQVGLPDEVYERPKNRFVADFLGRSNFLPARPHPLGAETPLGPLRLREPLSREAHLVIRPEKIRLYPAGNGVPARENLVRARVEEIVYTGAENQYYLRSGEVRLLAYTLNQDLQEPGAEEFAYGEEVFCYLPPENLVVVHE from the coding sequence GTGGCCGGGGAAGTGCTGGTTCGCCTCTTGGGGGTGCGCAAGGATTACGGCGGGGTGGTGGCCCTGGATGGCGTGGACCTCGAGGTCAGGCGGGGGGAGTTCTTCAGCCTTTTGGGGCCCTCGGGATGCGGCAAGACCACCCTCCTTAGGCTTCTTGCGGGGTTTGACACCCCGGATGCGGGGCGGATCGAGATCGCCGGGAGGGATATGACCGGGGTTCCCCCCTATGCCCGCCCCGTGAACACCGTTTTTCAGAACTACGCCCTCTTTCCCCACATGACCGTGGAGGGGAACGTGGCCTTTGGCCTGCGCATGAAGGGGTTGCCCGCGGGGGAGATCCGCAGGAAGGTGGCCTGGGCCTTGGAGCTGGTGGATCTCCTGGGCCTGGAAAGACGCTATCCCCGGGAGCTTTCCGGAGGGCAGAGGCAACGGGTGGCCCTGGCCCGGGCCCTGGTGTTGGAGCCCGAGGTGCTCCTCCTGGACGAGCCCCTTTCCGCCTTGGACCTGAAGCTTCGTCAGGAACTAAGGGTGGAGCTCATGCAGCTTCAGCGGAGGCTTGGCACCACCTTCATCTTCGTCACCCACGACCAGGAGGAGGCCTTGGTCATGTCCGACAGGATCGCGGTGATGCGCTCGGGGAGGATTGAGCAGGTGGGCCTTCCCGACGAGGTCTACGAGCGGCCCAAAAACCGCTTTGTGGCGGATTTCCTGGGCCGCTCCAACTTTCTGCCCGCCAGGCCCCACCCCCTGGGGGCGGAAACCCCCCTTGGCCCTCTGCGCCTAAGGGAGCCCCTTTCGCGGGAGGCCCATCTGGTGATCCGGCCGGAGAAGATCCGCCTTTACCCTGCGGGCAACGGGGTGCCCGCCCGGGAGAACCTGGTGCGGGCCAGGGTGGAGGAGATCGTCTACACGGGGGCGGAGAACCAGTACTACCTGCGCTCGGGGGAGGTGCGGCTTTTGGCCTATACCCTGAACCAGGACCTGCAGGAACCTGGGGCCGAGGAGTTTGCTTACGGGGAGGAGGTTTTCTGCTACCTTCCCCCAGAGAACCTGGTGGTGGTCCATGAATGA
- the leuD gene encoding 3-isopropylmalate dehydratase small subunit: MLEKFTTIRGRAVPLRGEDIDTDRIIPARFMKVLTFEGLGKYLFYDERFDEKGEPKPHPLNDPRYQGASILLVEAGFGSGSSREHAPQAIKRAGFRAIVGESFAEIFFGNATAIGLPCVTLAPEDLAVLFQAVEGNPDLEVEVDLVNKEVRFGGRTAPLFIPEEAREALVEGLWDPIGELLQAGELLDEFDRRLPYPRRSE; the protein is encoded by the coding sequence ATGCTGGAGAAGTTCACCACCATCCGCGGCAGGGCGGTGCCCTTAAGGGGCGAGGACATCGACACGGACCGCATCATCCCTGCCCGTTTCATGAAGGTGCTCACCTTTGAGGGCCTGGGGAAGTACCTCTTCTACGACGAGCGCTTTGACGAGAAGGGGGAGCCCAAGCCCCACCCCTTGAACGACCCCAGGTACCAAGGGGCCAGCATCCTCCTGGTGGAGGCGGGCTTTGGCTCCGGTAGCAGCCGGGAACACGCCCCCCAGGCCATCAAGCGGGCGGGGTTTCGGGCCATCGTTGGGGAAAGCTTCGCCGAGATCTTCTTTGGGAACGCCACCGCCATCGGCCTTCCCTGCGTGACCCTGGCCCCGGAGGACCTGGCGGTCCTCTTCCAGGCGGTGGAGGGGAACCCGGACCTCGAGGTGGAGGTGGACCTGGTGAACAAGGAGGTGCGCTTCGGCGGCCGTACCGCTCCCCTCTTCATCCCCGAGGAGGCCCGGGAGGCCCTGGTGGAAGGGCTTTGGGACCCCATTGGGGAGCTCTTGCAGGCCGGGGAGCTCCTGGACGAGTTCGACCGCCGCCTTCCCTACCCCAGGAGGTCGGAATGA
- a CDS encoding Uma2 family endonuclease produces MLRYRFTAEEFHRLAEAGILPEDARVELVKGEIVTMSPVGKRHMAAVKRLMHLLFPLQQARKALLQIQDPLRLSPESEPQPDLVLLAYREDFYRDRIPEAQDAFLVVEVAETSLDYDLNVKTPLYAKAGIPEVWVVDLEGRRVLVHREPQGETYREVRTLHPGDTLVHMGVEIPVEEIL; encoded by the coding sequence ATGCTCCGCTACCGCTTCACCGCCGAGGAGTTCCACCGCCTGGCCGAGGCCGGCATCCTTCCCGAGGACGCCCGGGTGGAGCTGGTGAAGGGGGAGATCGTCACCATGAGCCCGGTAGGCAAACGCCACATGGCGGCCGTGAAGCGCCTCATGCACCTTCTCTTTCCCCTGCAACAGGCAAGGAAAGCCCTCCTGCAAATCCAAGACCCCCTAAGGCTCTCCCCGGAAAGCGAACCCCAGCCCGACCTGGTCCTCCTCGCCTACCGGGAGGACTTCTACCGGGACCGGATCCCGGAGGCCCAGGATGCCTTCTTGGTGGTGGAGGTGGCGGAGACCTCCTTGGACTACGACCTAAACGTAAAAACCCCCCTCTACGCCAAGGCGGGCATCCCCGAGGTCTGGGTGGTGGACCTGGAAGGCAGGCGGGTTCTGGTGCACAGGGAGCCCCAGGGGGAGACTTACCGGGAGGTGCGTACCCTTCACCCCGGGGACACCCTGGTCCATATGGGCGTGGAGATCCCCGTGGAGGAGATTCTATGA
- a CDS encoding ABC transporter permease, with protein MNEAATPWRRAFRVLVTVGPGGLWLLLFVLLPTLLVLVASFLTRGPYGELTGPLGLHNYARLLHPVYLEAFAQSLLVGVLATLLSALLGYPLAFYIARHPRRDLLLFLLLLPFLTNFLIRVYAWLVLLQREGLVNALLGALGLGPLALYPSFFAVLLATVYTFLPFFVLPVYASVERLDWQLLEAAYDLGARPLRAFLHAVLPQTYPGLFAGSVLVFIPAMGTFVVADLLGAGRVVLIGNLIQQQFGITRDWAFGAALSVFLMGFVLLSLYLYARLQGERGLGHGRSPYPEDLL; from the coding sequence ATGAATGAGGCGGCCACCCCTTGGCGGCGCGCCTTCCGGGTCCTGGTCACGGTGGGCCCCGGGGGCCTTTGGCTTTTGCTCTTCGTCCTTCTCCCCACCCTTTTGGTCCTCGTGGCCTCCTTCCTCACCCGGGGGCCTTACGGGGAGCTTACGGGCCCCCTGGGGCTTCACAACTACGCCAGGCTCCTCCATCCTGTCTACCTCGAGGCCTTCGCCCAAAGCCTCCTCGTGGGGGTCCTGGCCACCCTGCTCTCCGCCTTGCTGGGTTATCCCTTGGCCTTCTACATCGCCCGCCACCCCCGGCGGGACCTCCTCCTCTTCCTCCTCCTCCTCCCCTTTCTCACCAACTTCCTGATCCGGGTCTACGCCTGGCTGGTGCTGTTGCAACGGGAGGGTCTGGTGAACGCCCTTCTTGGGGCCTTAGGCCTGGGGCCCTTGGCCCTCTATCCCTCCTTCTTCGCCGTGCTCTTGGCCACGGTGTACACCTTCCTGCCCTTTTTCGTCCTGCCGGTGTACGCCAGCGTGGAGCGGTTGGACTGGCAACTATTGGAGGCGGCCTACGACCTGGGGGCCAGGCCCCTTCGGGCCTTCTTGCATGCGGTCTTGCCCCAGACCTACCCCGGGCTGTTTGCGGGAAGCGTCCTGGTCTTCATCCCCGCCATGGGCACCTTTGTGGTGGCGGACCTCTTGGGGGCGGGGCGGGTGGTTTTGATCGGCAACCTCATCCAGCAGCAGTTCGGCATCACCCGGGACTGGGCCTTTGGCGCTGCCCTAAGCGTCTTTCTCATGGGCTTTGTCCTCCTATCCCTCTACCTCTACGCCCGCCTGCAGGGGGAAAGGGGCCTGGGACACGGGCGGAGCCCCTATCCCGAGGACCTGTTATGA
- a CDS encoding ABC transporter permease yields MRRLLALHALLVYFFLYLPILVIVALSFNQGRRGVRFTGFTLDWYRALFQDPRVLEYFLNTLVVAFLSTLVATALGTLLAVGLVRYRFPGKGFLRYLLYIPVVVPDVVMGVSLLLLFALAREVLGFPRLSLFTVILGHITFQVAFVTLVVRSRLLLLDPALEEAARDLGARGWQTFWHVTLPLAWPGVAAGALLALTLSLDDFVVTFFTAGPGATTLPLYIYSSVKLGVSPKVHALSTLIIALSAFFLALGYALSRRRV; encoded by the coding sequence ATGAGAAGGCTTCTTGCCCTCCACGCCCTTTTGGTCTACTTCTTCCTCTACCTGCCGATCCTGGTCATCGTGGCCCTCTCCTTCAACCAAGGCCGCCGGGGGGTGCGGTTCACCGGCTTCACCCTGGACTGGTACCGGGCCCTTTTCCAAGACCCCAGGGTGCTGGAGTACTTCCTGAACACCCTGGTGGTGGCCTTCCTTTCCACCCTGGTGGCCACGGCCCTGGGAACCCTGTTGGCGGTGGGCCTGGTCCGCTACCGCTTTCCCGGCAAGGGCTTTTTGCGCTACCTCCTCTACATCCCCGTGGTGGTGCCCGACGTGGTCATGGGGGTGTCCCTGCTCCTCCTCTTCGCCTTGGCAAGGGAGGTCTTGGGTTTTCCCCGCCTTTCCCTCTTCACGGTGATCCTGGGGCACATCACCTTCCAGGTGGCCTTTGTGACCCTGGTGGTGCGCTCGAGGCTCCTCCTTCTGGACCCGGCCTTGGAGGAGGCGGCCCGGGACCTGGGGGCCCGGGGCTGGCAGACCTTCTGGCACGTGACCCTGCCCCTGGCCTGGCCGGGGGTGGCAGCGGGGGCGCTGCTTGCCCTCACCCTTTCCCTGGACGACTTCGTGGTCACCTTCTTCACCGCCGGCCCCGGGGCCACCACCCTGCCCCTTTACATCTATTCCAGTGTGAAGCTGGGGGTAAGCCCCAAGGTGCACGCCCTTTCCACCCTGATCATCGCCCTTAGCGCCTTTTTCCTGGCCTTGGGGTATGCTTTGAGCCGGAGGAGGGTATGA
- the ilvD gene encoding dihydroxy-acid dehydratase, producing MRSDRIKKGLQQAPARSMLRAVGVGDEDFSRPFVGVVNTFTDGMPCNYHLRQLALDVKAGLKEAGVFPFEFGAPAISDGISMGTPGMRASLVSREVIADSVELVAQGYLYDGMVVLSACDKTIPGGAMGVIRSGVPGMVLYGGTIAPGEWRGRKLTIVSVFEAVGQRAAGRITEEELLEIERRAIPGPGACGGQYTANTMAMALEALGLSPVGYNAIPAVHPEKPKATREAGRILARAIEQNWKPRDFLTRRSFLNAIAAVAATGGSTNAVLHLLAIAREVGVELSLDDFDQVSRKTPVIADLLPWGTYTAWELYEAGGTALVFQKLLEAGLLFGEERTLTGNTLAEEVERAYREAEGQKVVFPVEKALKPQGGLVVLRGNLAPRGAVLKLAGTERTHFEGPARVFDSEEAAMEKVLAGEIRPGDVVVIRYVGPKGAPGMPEMLSVTSAIVGEGLGPEVALLTDGRFSGGTRGLMIGHIAPEAFVGGPIALLEEGDRVRIDVERRLLEVLLPEEELRRRQARWQPRPPAFRHGLFARYAALVEQADQGAVLKDPEA from the coding sequence ATGAGATCCGACCGCATCAAAAAGGGATTGCAACAGGCCCCCGCCCGCTCCATGCTCCGGGCGGTGGGCGTGGGGGATGAGGACTTCTCCCGGCCCTTCGTGGGGGTAGTGAACACCTTCACGGACGGGATGCCCTGCAACTACCACCTCCGCCAGCTGGCCCTGGACGTCAAGGCCGGGCTTAAGGAGGCGGGGGTCTTCCCCTTTGAGTTCGGGGCCCCTGCCATCTCCGACGGCATCAGCATGGGTACCCCTGGGATGCGGGCGAGCCTCGTGAGCCGGGAGGTGATCGCCGACAGCGTGGAGCTGGTGGCCCAAGGCTACCTTTACGACGGGATGGTGGTCCTCTCCGCCTGCGACAAGACCATCCCCGGCGGGGCCATGGGGGTGATCCGCAGCGGGGTTCCGGGGATGGTCCTCTACGGGGGAACCATCGCCCCCGGGGAATGGCGGGGGAGGAAGCTCACCATCGTCTCCGTGTTTGAGGCCGTGGGGCAGAGGGCTGCGGGCCGGATCACCGAGGAGGAACTTTTGGAGATCGAGCGCCGGGCCATTCCCGGCCCCGGGGCCTGCGGTGGCCAGTACACGGCCAACACCATGGCCATGGCCCTCGAGGCCCTGGGCCTCTCCCCTGTGGGCTACAACGCCATCCCCGCCGTGCACCCGGAAAAGCCCAAGGCCACCCGGGAGGCGGGCCGCATCCTAGCCCGGGCCATAGAGCAGAACTGGAAACCCCGGGATTTCCTCACCCGCCGAAGCTTCCTAAACGCCATCGCCGCCGTGGCCGCCACCGGGGGAAGCACCAACGCCGTTTTGCACCTCCTGGCCATCGCCCGGGAGGTGGGGGTGGAGCTGAGCCTGGACGACTTTGACCAGGTTTCCCGGAAAACCCCGGTGATCGCCGACCTCCTTCCCTGGGGCACCTACACCGCTTGGGAGCTTTACGAGGCCGGGGGCACCGCCTTGGTCTTCCAAAAGCTCCTGGAGGCGGGGCTCCTTTTCGGGGAAGAAAGGACCCTCACCGGTAACACCCTGGCCGAGGAGGTGGAGCGGGCCTACCGGGAGGCGGAGGGGCAGAAGGTGGTCTTCCCGGTGGAGAAGGCCTTGAAGCCTCAAGGGGGCCTGGTGGTCCTTAGGGGCAACCTGGCCCCAAGGGGAGCGGTCTTGAAGCTGGCGGGCACCGAGCGCACCCACTTCGAAGGCCCGGCCCGGGTCTTCGACTCCGAGGAGGCCGCCATGGAAAAGGTCCTGGCGGGGGAGATCCGTCCCGGGGACGTGGTGGTGATCCGCTACGTGGGCCCCAAGGGCGCCCCCGGGATGCCGGAGATGCTTTCCGTCACCAGCGCCATCGTGGGCGAAGGCCTGGGCCCCGAGGTGGCCCTCCTCACCGACGGCCGTTTTTCTGGGGGCACCCGTGGCCTCATGATCGGCCACATCGCCCCCGAGGCCTTCGTGGGAGGGCCCATCGCCCTTTTGGAGGAGGGGGACCGGGTACGGATTGACGTGGAGAGGCGCCTTTTGGAGGTGCTCCTCCCCGAGGAGGAGCTAAGGAGGCGCCAGGCGCGCTGGCAACCCAGGCCCCCCGCCTTCCGCCACGGCCTCTTCGCCCGCTACGCCGCCCTGGTGGAGCAGGCAGACCAGGGGGCGGTGCTGAAGGACCCTGAAGCCTAG
- a CDS encoding polyamine ABC transporter substrate-binding protein: MRRLGILVLLLALVALGIFLLRPRPASQAGGTLYFLNWADYIPEDLLRKFERETGAKVVLDTFESPEAMLAKLKAGADREFSLVVAPDYYVLQMAREGLIAPLEKGRLKGLANLDPFFLDPPYDPGLQYSIPYLWGTTGLAYREDLVQGPVDSFAVLFDPARQVGPFLLLDEMRETIGAALKYLGYSVNTTDPEALERAKGVLLEAKGRSVGFSGGVEALNRILAGDAALTLAYSGDVLQAKQEDERLRYVLPKEGGTLWTDAVVILKRGPSQDLAYRFMDFLLEPENAAALAEYTRYATPVAKALPLLPEEMRQDPTVFPPEEVRQKLEYLKDLGPDIALYDRVWTEVKAR; encoded by the coding sequence ATGAGGCGTTTGGGCATTCTGGTTTTGCTTCTGGCCCTGGTGGCCTTGGGGATCTTCCTTTTGCGGCCCCGGCCGGCTTCCCAGGCGGGGGGGACCCTTTACTTCCTGAACTGGGCGGATTACATCCCGGAGGACCTCCTCAGGAAGTTTGAGAGGGAGACCGGGGCCAAGGTGGTCTTGGACACCTTTGAATCCCCCGAGGCCATGCTGGCCAAGCTGAAGGCGGGGGCGGACCGGGAGTTCTCCCTGGTGGTGGCCCCCGACTACTACGTGCTCCAGATGGCCCGGGAGGGGCTCATCGCTCCCCTGGAAAAGGGCAGGCTGAAGGGCCTGGCCAACCTGGACCCCTTCTTCCTGGACCCCCCCTATGATCCGGGCCTGCAGTACTCCATCCCCTACCTCTGGGGCACCACGGGCCTGGCCTACCGGGAGGATCTGGTGCAGGGCCCCGTGGACTCCTTCGCCGTTCTCTTTGACCCTGCCAGGCAGGTGGGGCCCTTCCTTCTCCTGGACGAGATGCGGGAGACCATCGGGGCGGCCTTGAAGTACCTGGGCTACTCGGTGAACACCACGGACCCCGAGGCCCTGGAGAGGGCCAAGGGGGTTCTCCTCGAGGCCAAGGGACGCTCCGTGGGCTTCTCCGGGGGAGTGGAGGCCTTGAACCGCATCCTGGCGGGGGATGCCGCCCTCACCCTGGCCTATTCCGGGGATGTGCTCCAGGCCAAGCAGGAGGATGAGAGGCTCCGCTACGTCCTGCCCAAGGAAGGCGGCACCCTCTGGACCGATGCCGTGGTGATCCTGAAGCGGGGTCCCAGCCAGGACCTGGCCTACCGCTTCATGGACTTTTTGCTGGAACCGGAAAACGCCGCCGCCTTGGCGGAATACACCCGCTACGCCACCCCCGTGGCCAAGGCGCTTCCCCTTCTTCCCGAGGAGATGCGCCAGGACCCCACGGTCTTCCCCCCGGAGGAGGTGCGGCAGAAGCTTGAGTACCTCAAGGACCTGGGGCCGGATATCGCCCTTTACGACCGGGTCTGGACCGAGGTGAAGGCTCGCTAA
- the leuB gene encoding 3-isopropylmalate dehydrogenase: MRVAVLPGDGIGPEVTEAALKVLKALDEAHGLGLSYETYPFGGAAIDRFGEPFPEETRRGVEGAQAVLLGSVGGPKWDNLPRRVRPETGLLALRKSQDLFANLRPAKVFPGLERLSPLKEEVARGVDVLIVRELTGGIYFGEPRGMSEAEAWNTERYSKPEVERVARVAFEAARKRRKHLTSVDKANVLEVGEFWRKTVEEVQKAFPDVSLEHQYVDAMAMHLVKNPARFDVVVTGNIFGDILSDLASVLPGSLGLLPSASLGRGTPVFEPVHGSAPDIAGKGIANPTAAILSAAMMLEHAFGLVELARRVEEAVAKALLEAPPPDLGGQAGTEAFTQEVLRRLK; encoded by the coding sequence ATGAGGGTGGCGGTCCTACCGGGGGATGGGATCGGTCCCGAGGTGACCGAGGCCGCCCTGAAGGTCCTAAAGGCCCTGGACGAGGCCCACGGCCTGGGGCTGAGCTACGAAACCTATCCCTTTGGCGGGGCGGCCATAGACCGGTTCGGCGAGCCCTTCCCCGAGGAAACCCGCCGGGGAGTGGAAGGGGCCCAGGCGGTGCTCCTGGGAAGCGTGGGGGGGCCCAAGTGGGATAACCTTCCCCGCAGGGTCCGCCCGGAAACGGGGCTTCTGGCCCTCAGGAAAAGCCAGGACCTCTTCGCCAACCTGCGCCCCGCCAAGGTCTTCCCCGGGCTGGAAAGGCTTTCCCCCCTGAAGGAGGAGGTGGCCCGGGGGGTGGATGTCCTCATCGTGCGGGAGCTCACCGGGGGGATCTACTTCGGGGAGCCCCGGGGGATGTCGGAGGCGGAGGCCTGGAACACGGAGCGCTACAGCAAGCCCGAGGTGGAGCGGGTGGCCCGGGTGGCCTTTGAGGCGGCCAGGAAGCGCAGGAAGCACCTCACCAGCGTGGACAAGGCCAACGTGCTGGAGGTGGGGGAGTTCTGGCGGAAGACGGTGGAGGAGGTGCAAAAAGCCTTCCCCGACGTCTCCTTGGAGCACCAGTACGTGGACGCCATGGCCATGCACCTGGTGAAAAACCCCGCCCGCTTTGACGTGGTGGTGACGGGAAACATCTTCGGGGACATCCTCTCCGACCTGGCCTCGGTGCTTCCCGGCTCCCTGGGGCTTCTGCCCTCCGCCTCCTTGGGAAGGGGTACCCCAGTCTTCGAGCCGGTGCACGGCTCCGCCCCCGACATCGCGGGCAAGGGGATCGCCAACCCCACCGCCGCCATCCTCTCCGCCGCCATGATGCTGGAGCACGCCTTCGGCCTGGTGGAGCTGGCCAGGAGGGTGGAGGAGGCCGTGGCCAAGGCCCTCCTCGAGGCGCCCCCGCCGGACCTGGGGGGCCAGGCGGGGACGGAGGCCTTCACCCAGGAGGTGCTCCGCCGGCTAAAATAG
- a CDS encoding SDR family NAD(P)-dependent oxidoreductase — protein MRKTLILTGASRGIGRALALELARAGYDLVLNARSEGPLGEVAEEVRALGARVETVAGSAGEAQVAERLVRKAEGLGGFYGYIHNAGVLHPGPLVYELAKPLFLEVLEANLIAGYQLARFAYPLLRKKGEGVVVYVGSGAAESNLPGIGAYAVAKAAEEHLARQLAAEVPEVTCFIYRPGVVETEMQRQAREAQGSAALVLHQVFRGYKEEGRLLSPKEAAYALVRLLPRARQFHGKIATWRDA, from the coding sequence ATGAGGAAGACCCTAATCCTCACCGGGGCGAGCCGGGGGATCGGCCGGGCCCTGGCCCTGGAGCTGGCCCGGGCGGGCTACGACCTGGTGCTGAACGCCCGCTCAGAAGGGCCCTTGGGGGAGGTGGCCGAGGAGGTGCGGGCCCTGGGGGCCAGGGTGGAAACGGTGGCGGGAAGCGCCGGGGAGGCCCAGGTGGCCGAGAGGCTGGTGAGAAAGGCCGAGGGCCTAGGGGGGTTTTACGGCTACATCCACAACGCCGGGGTCCTCCACCCAGGGCCTTTGGTCTATGAGCTTGCCAAGCCCCTATTCCTGGAGGTCCTCGAGGCCAACCTCATCGCCGGCTACCAGCTGGCCCGCTTCGCCTATCCCCTCCTCCGGAAAAAGGGGGAAGGGGTGGTGGTCTATGTGGGCTCCGGGGCGGCCGAGTCCAACCTTCCCGGCATCGGGGCCTATGCGGTGGCCAAGGCGGCGGAGGAGCACCTGGCCCGGCAGCTGGCCGCCGAGGTGCCCGAGGTCACCTGCTTCATCTACCGGCCTGGGGTGGTGGAAACCGAGATGCAACGCCAGGCCCGCGAGGCCCAGGGAAGCGCCGCCCTGGTATTGCATCAGGTTTTCCGCGGGTACAAGGAGGAAGGCCGCCTCCTAAGCCCCAAGGAGGCCGCCTATGCCCTGGTGCGCCTTCTCCCCAGGGCGCGCCAGTTTCATGGAAAGATCGCAACCTGGAGGGACGCATGA